Proteins co-encoded in one Rhopalosiphum maidis isolate BTI-1 chromosome 2, ASM367621v3, whole genome shotgun sequence genomic window:
- the LOC113553252 gene encoding ADP-ribose pyrophosphatase, mitochondrial produces the protein MLAKIMYHIKCRNNIYPKTDGKIVRFHVPDDKVSWNSLYPMYNPTLFTSTCVVDQPWADKDLSVFDFQPSWNTIDGYINRISLTGMYEIKNGYPLNPCGRTGIIGRGVLGRWGPNHAADPIVTRWKIFNNEQVFDKISGKPILQFVAIQRKDSGEWALPGGMVDSGEIISTTLKREFMEEAMDLLQKSEEDVIKIKNEIEKIFNEGVEIYQGYVDDPRNTDNAWMETIATLFHDEKGVNVGILKLQAGDDAVGVKWVDLDRNLKLYANHISFLEEIATRLKCHW, from the coding sequence atgctcGCCAAAATCATGTACCACATTAAATGTAGAAACAACATTTATCCTAAAACAGATGGAAAAATTGTTCGATTTCATGTACCAGATGATAAAGTTAGTTGGAATTCTCTGTATCCCATGTATAATCCAACATTGTTTACATCTACATGTGTTGTTGATCAACCCTGGGCTGATAAAGATTTGAGTGTATTTGATTTCCAACCCAGTTGGAATACTATTGATGGttatattaatagaattaGTTTGACTGGgatgtatgaaattaaaaatggctATCCCCTGAACCCTTGTGGCCGAACTGGTATAATCGGTCGTGGAGTTCTTGGACGTTGGGGCCCAAATCATGCAGCTGATCCAATTGTTACTCGttggaaaatatttaacaacgaacaagtatttgataaaatcagTGGCAAACCTATTCTTCAGTTTGTTGCTATTCAAAGAAAAGATTCTGGTGAATGGGCATTACCTGGTGGTATGGTTGATTCTGGAGAAATAATTTCAACTACTTTGAAGAGAGAATTCATGGAGGAAGCTATGGACTTGTTGCAAAAATCTGAAGAAgatgttatcaaaataaaaaatgaaatagagaaaatatttaacgaaGGCGTAGAAATTTATCAAGGATACGTTGATGATCCTAGAAACACTGATAATGCTTGGATGGAAACCATTGCAACTCTTTTTCACGATGAGAAAGGAGTTAATGTAGGAATATTAAAACTTCAGGCAGGAGATGATGCAGTTGGAGTGAAGTGGGTAGATTTAGATAGAAATCTGAAATTATATGCCAatcatatatcatttttagagGAAATTGCAACCAGATTAAAATGTCATTGGTGA